A part of Haladaptatus caseinilyticus genomic DNA contains:
- a CDS encoding CapA family protein, with the protein MSGSIPSDETDSADTRTTSDGDDPSNRKHHKTTIGFAGDAMVGRGLNHIYGEKDVEPATIWGDFQPRLQSLDGVFCNLECSLSNRGDRFPDRVYYFQGDPEWAVPALTAGNVQFTALSNNHSMDFGAVALTDTIDVLSEAGIENAGTGKTPAAAWEPATFSVGGLDVAVVSFSDEYEFYAATDDRPGIAWAETDPENPETQRLVGNAIERAQSGNPDLLIVSVHWGKNWIERPSDQLVSFGHWLVDQGVDLVHGHSAHVVQAVEQYSDGVILHDTGNLVDDFGIKDDLGNDKSYLFEVTLTDGEFDKIRLVPFHIDDGVRPANKSEAAWLRKTMRDRSEPFETTYERDGDGLVVRL; encoded by the coding sequence TTGAGCGGTTCCATCCCATCTGATGAAACTGATTCGGCCGACACTCGAACCACGTCCGATGGTGACGACCCTAGCAATCGTAAGCACCACAAGACGACGATTGGGTTCGCCGGAGACGCGATGGTCGGACGGGGACTCAACCATATTTACGGCGAGAAGGATGTCGAGCCAGCAACCATCTGGGGCGACTTCCAGCCCCGTCTTCAGTCCCTCGACGGCGTCTTTTGCAACCTCGAGTGTAGCTTGTCAAACCGTGGCGATCGGTTCCCCGACCGAGTGTACTACTTCCAGGGCGACCCCGAGTGGGCAGTCCCCGCACTTACCGCTGGGAATGTTCAATTCACAGCGCTGTCGAACAACCACTCGATGGATTTCGGAGCGGTAGCCCTTACTGATACGATAGACGTGCTCAGCGAGGCCGGTATCGAAAACGCAGGGACTGGTAAGACTCCGGCGGCAGCATGGGAACCAGCCACGTTTTCTGTTGGTGGTCTTGATGTCGCCGTTGTTTCGTTCTCAGATGAGTACGAATTCTACGCTGCGACCGACGACCGGCCTGGAATCGCCTGGGCTGAGACCGACCCAGAAAATCCAGAAACCCAACGCTTGGTCGGGAACGCAATCGAGCGCGCTCAATCAGGAAACCCGGATTTGCTCATTGTATCGGTCCATTGGGGGAAAAATTGGATCGAACGCCCCAGCGACCAACTTGTTTCGTTTGGCCACTGGCTCGTCGATCAGGGTGTAGACCTCGTTCACGGCCACAGCGCACATGTTGTCCAGGCGGTCGAACAGTATAGTGACGGCGTTATCCTCCACGACACTGGCAACCTCGTCGACGATTTCGGAATCAAAGACGACCTGGGCAACGACAAGAGCTATCTCTTCGAAGTTACGCTCACAGACGGTGAGTTCGACAAGATACGGCTTGTTCCGTTCCACATCGATGACGGTGTCCGTCCCGCCAACAAGAGCGAGGCAGCTTGGCTCCGGAAGACGATGCGGGATCGCTCCGAACCGTTCGAGACGACGTACGAACGGGATGGAGACGGACTCGTGGTTCGGCTATGA
- a CDS encoding MFS transporter, giving the protein MRKRLFGTLCGLVFLMNFGRTIFAPLFEPLMVAFGTDRATIGVLISLVWLGTAIPRIPMGYVLTRIPRHQAVLATGVVLAGASGLIALANSFPTLQIGTFLLGIASGAYFVAAVPLIAELYPDSVGRTVGIHGAAAQLAAVLAPTIVVGILLVASWRTVFLVLGVSAIMFSIVMARVVRGSRIADEAVPDRAFLPAVRSHWRIIATGLLMVGVAGFMWQGLFNFYVVYLQSSKGLSTTTANLLLTVVFAAGLPAFWYGGRLADRLPVVPYILAILTGFVGSVVALTYAGNLATVFLLSISIGYFIHSLFPALDTYFLNSLPDENRGVVYAAFTGLSLLVEANGTAAVGLLTDAGYAFNAVFLALASLVGCVILVLAGLYVTDRLPGN; this is encoded by the coding sequence GTGAGGAAACGCCTGTTCGGAACACTTTGTGGATTGGTCTTCCTGATGAATTTTGGACGGACCATCTTTGCACCCCTATTCGAACCATTAATGGTTGCCTTCGGGACCGACCGCGCGACTATCGGCGTGTTGATCTCGCTGGTGTGGCTCGGAACAGCGATTCCACGTATTCCGATGGGATACGTTCTCACCCGAATCCCTCGACACCAAGCCGTGTTGGCGACGGGCGTCGTACTTGCCGGTGCATCGGGACTCATCGCGCTCGCGAATTCGTTTCCAACGCTCCAAATCGGAACGTTTCTGCTCGGTATCGCTAGCGGCGCCTATTTCGTTGCTGCTGTTCCGCTGATTGCGGAGTTGTACCCCGATTCGGTCGGACGTACCGTCGGCATTCACGGTGCGGCCGCGCAACTCGCCGCGGTTCTCGCGCCGACCATCGTAGTCGGCATTCTACTGGTCGCCTCGTGGCGTACCGTCTTCCTCGTTCTTGGGGTGTCTGCCATCATGTTCAGCATCGTGATGGCAAGAGTCGTTCGAGGATCTCGTATCGCGGACGAGGCCGTCCCCGACCGCGCGTTTCTCCCTGCCGTCCGTTCACACTGGCGAATCATCGCGACCGGACTGCTGATGGTCGGCGTTGCCGGATTCATGTGGCAAGGGCTGTTCAATTTCTATGTGGTCTATCTACAATCGTCGAAGGGGCTATCGACGACGACGGCAAACCTGCTTCTTACAGTCGTGTTCGCGGCCGGATTACCTGCATTTTGGTACGGCGGACGCCTTGCCGATCGTCTGCCAGTTGTCCCGTATATCTTGGCGATACTGACGGGGTTCGTCGGGTCGGTCGTTGCGCTTACCTATGCAGGCAATCTGGCTACGGTCTTTCTTCTCTCCATCTCCATCGGATACTTCATTCATAGCCTCTTCCCTGCACTGGATACCTACTTCCTCAATTCGCTCCCCGACGAGAACCGCGGCGTCGTTTATGCGGCGTTCACCGGTCTTTCACTGCTTGTCGAAGCAAACGGCACCGCCGCCGTCGGGCTACTCACCGATGCCGGATATGCATTCAACGCCGTCTTTCTCGCACTCGCATCGCTCGTCGGCTGTGTTATTCTCGTCCTCGCAGGACTCTATGTGACGGATCGACTTCCTGGTAACTAA
- a CDS encoding oxidoreductase, translating to MTNDPTDAAILRDDDPNNYRYERLFEPTSIGTVELRNRLMMTGHTTNYARGSEITDSLIDYYVERGEGGIGLIVMAYLANHPSSMSSSAIRGWDDDIVPQLRRLTDAVHETGARIICQNLHYGRQMTSLLSEQPVLSSSDIPGPVNREMPRQMDQAEIGELVESYATTANVIQRGGFDGVEIHSGYGGYLLSQFLSPYSNERTDEYGGSVENRLRIVYETLDAVRDEVGEDFVVGLQVNATDDAPHGMGIEGYEEVARRLAATEQVDYLVVKAGTYQKQDYIVPDMQRDHALLAPLAKRIRTVVHEENPTMTVATTGRITDPRHADRILQEGAADIVSMTRGHIADPYVARKAQEGRLDELIECMGCNQGCIQRIYEGASCRCVLNPATGFEADLGVGSLTKTTESKDVLVVGGGPAGMKAAEVAARIGHRVTLCERDGTLGGQVRFAKEIPNKAEFEKPVLWLREALDREDVTVRTGVEVTAEYVERESPDAVIVATGSSQPTFPRGYHGIGIREEDIPGWEDARVLTSTQVLSEALRSENGPSYVDPGNHVLVIDDGEHHWKGIGTAKFLAEEGRTVHFAQPGGDPGGDLTGPTKAKLHRDLFSMDTPVEIHTFTTVDRVNWPTVMLKKRGKPAEIPDLESIVLAGFHRSEDVLENELSGVVPEVHVVGDAVAARTIKEAIHEGERVAREL from the coding sequence ATGACAAACGACCCAACAGACGCCGCAATACTCCGTGACGACGACCCGAACAACTACCGGTACGAACGGTTGTTCGAACCGACGAGCATCGGCACCGTAGAGCTACGCAATCGCCTGATGATGACCGGGCACACGACGAACTATGCCCGAGGATCCGAAATCACGGACTCCCTCATCGATTACTACGTCGAACGCGGTGAGGGCGGTATCGGACTCATCGTCATGGCGTATCTCGCGAATCATCCGAGTTCGATGTCCAGCAGTGCGATTCGTGGCTGGGACGATGACATCGTTCCCCAACTCCGGCGCCTAACTGATGCCGTCCACGAAACTGGTGCACGGATAATCTGCCAGAACCTCCACTATGGCCGGCAGATGACGAGCCTCCTCAGCGAGCAGCCCGTGTTATCATCCTCGGATATTCCTGGCCCGGTGAACCGCGAGATGCCACGTCAAATGGACCAGGCGGAAATCGGTGAACTGGTCGAAAGCTACGCGACGACCGCTAACGTAATCCAACGAGGGGGATTCGACGGTGTCGAGATTCACTCGGGGTATGGGGGATACCTGCTCTCACAATTCCTCTCTCCGTACTCGAACGAACGAACGGACGAGTACGGTGGTTCCGTGGAAAATCGACTGCGTATTGTCTACGAGACGCTCGATGCAGTACGCGACGAGGTCGGTGAGGACTTCGTCGTCGGTCTTCAGGTAAACGCGACCGACGACGCGCCACACGGTATGGGTATCGAGGGCTACGAAGAGGTGGCACGTCGGCTCGCAGCGACGGAACAAGTCGATTATCTCGTCGTAAAGGCAGGAACGTACCAGAAACAGGATTACATCGTTCCCGACATGCAGCGCGATCATGCCCTGCTTGCACCACTCGCCAAGCGCATCCGGACTGTCGTTCACGAGGAAAACCCGACGATGACCGTTGCCACGACGGGACGGATCACCGACCCACGTCACGCGGATCGGATCCTCCAGGAAGGTGCTGCAGATATCGTTTCTATGACGCGGGGGCACATCGCTGACCCATACGTCGCTCGAAAAGCTCAGGAGGGGAGACTCGACGAACTTATCGAGTGCATGGGATGCAACCAAGGCTGTATTCAGCGCATCTACGAGGGTGCGTCCTGCCGATGTGTGCTGAACCCGGCGACCGGATTCGAAGCCGACCTCGGCGTCGGAAGCCTCACGAAAACTACCGAATCGAAGGACGTACTCGTTGTTGGTGGCGGCCCGGCTGGAATGAAGGCCGCCGAAGTAGCGGCTCGTATCGGACACCGAGTTACTCTCTGTGAACGGGACGGGACGCTCGGTGGACAAGTGCGATTCGCCAAGGAAATTCCGAACAAGGCAGAGTTCGAGAAACCCGTGCTTTGGCTTCGCGAAGCACTCGACCGAGAGGATGTGACCGTCCGAACGGGTGTCGAGGTAACGGCGGAGTACGTCGAACGTGAATCGCCGGACGCGGTGATAGTTGCGACTGGGTCCTCGCAGCCGACGTTTCCACGAGGGTATCATGGGATCGGAATTCGTGAGGAAGACATCCCCGGCTGGGAGGATGCACGGGTGCTGACGAGCACGCAGGTGCTTTCCGAAGCACTTCGGTCCGAGAACGGGCCTTCGTATGTAGACCCCGGCAACCACGTGCTGGTCATCGACGATGGCGAACACCACTGGAAAGGTATCGGGACTGCGAAATTCCTCGCTGAAGAAGGGCGGACGGTACACTTTGCACAGCCCGGTGGAGACCCAGGTGGTGACCTGACTGGCCCGACGAAGGCAAAGCTGCATCGCGACCTTTTCAGTATGGATACTCCGGTCGAGATACATACGTTTACGACTGTTGACCGTGTTAACTGGCCAACCGTGATGCTAAAGAAACGCGGGAAGCCAGCTGAAATCCCGGATCTCGAGAGTATCGTTCTTGCTGGATTCCATCGATCTGAAGACGTACTTGAGAACGAACTCTCTGGAGTCGTCCCGGAGGTTCACGTCGTCGGCGATGCGGTCGCCGCACGAACGATCAAAGAAGCGATCCACGAAGGCGAGCGTGTTGCTAGAGAGCTATAG
- a CDS encoding sodium:solute symporter family transporter: MRWIVLQSWGESLGVEYQSSTAMVFFVLFSLLMLGIGFVASKHMNNEEDYYVAGRSAGIFVIALSIFASTQSGWGIVGLSGTVYALGTEFMMWATTVIIFSFVLSYWLVGRKMRVLGTTVDAITVPDAMYHRFEDERVRLLGIAAVFLGSMGYLAAQYAALGIIMSIIFPVDFITGLIIGLLVVGIYTVIGGVLAAIWSDAIQGVIMALSGVLTFFFIVTSNPGGIGAMISTVQGDFPQYFEFTTLGGNGLAPIGLLLSILIINLTHAGQPQAITKFYMIRRVSLLKWGALISGAAYLMTTLFWWAGPYVRAAVARGDIQNFDNPDLVLPLALINFAPNVVTAFVLTAIVAAIMSTSNAFLNVGASSVTHDFMKEYRNTRMTDGQEVLYGRIATAAILVIAGVIAATFPGLIFVLGAAGWAIFATVIFPGVALAYNWKGATTEGILWGGCVGLFLTLVLAYGGQYFGWAIPLGFLGGQVAQLAGIAVFILVSLVTSTATYEQLKPEVKAVLDTGRLKGGSLPSSVAADGGEERIDQ; this comes from the coding sequence ATGAGATGGATCGTGCTTCAGTCGTGGGGTGAAAGCCTTGGTGTCGAGTACCAATCATCCACTGCAATGGTCTTTTTCGTCCTCTTTTCTCTTCTCATGCTCGGTATTGGCTTTGTAGCGAGTAAGCACATGAACAACGAAGAGGATTACTACGTCGCAGGACGCAGTGCTGGCATCTTCGTCATTGCCCTTTCCATCTTTGCATCGACTCAGAGTGGTTGGGGAATCGTCGGGCTTTCCGGTACAGTGTATGCTCTCGGCACCGAGTTTATGATGTGGGCGACGACAGTCATCATTTTCTCGTTCGTCCTCTCGTACTGGCTCGTGGGGCGGAAAATGCGCGTGCTCGGAACGACGGTCGATGCTATCACCGTCCCCGATGCGATGTATCACCGGTTTGAGGACGAACGCGTTCGATTACTCGGGATCGCTGCCGTCTTCCTCGGGTCGATGGGATATCTCGCGGCACAGTACGCTGCGCTGGGAATTATCATGTCCATCATCTTCCCCGTCGATTTCATAACAGGTCTCATCATCGGCCTCCTTGTCGTTGGCATTTACACGGTCATCGGCGGTGTCTTGGCAGCAATCTGGTCCGACGCAATTCAGGGAGTGATCATGGCGCTATCCGGAGTGTTGACGTTCTTTTTCATCGTCACTTCCAACCCCGGTGGTATCGGAGCGATGATTAGCACTGTTCAGGGTGATTTCCCCCAATACTTCGAGTTCACGACCCTCGGTGGGAACGGCCTGGCTCCGATCGGTCTTTTGCTCTCCATTCTCATCATCAACCTCACCCATGCTGGCCAGCCCCAAGCGATCACGAAGTTCTACATGATTCGCCGCGTTTCGCTATTGAAGTGGGGCGCACTCATTTCGGGCGCAGCGTACCTCATGACGACGCTGTTCTGGTGGGCCGGTCCGTATGTCCGTGCTGCCGTCGCACGTGGTGATATCCAGAACTTCGACAATCCGGATCTGGTGCTTCCACTCGCACTGATCAACTTCGCCCCGAATGTCGTGACGGCATTCGTGCTCACGGCCATCGTTGCGGCGATCATGTCGACGAGCAACGCGTTTCTCAACGTCGGAGCGTCGTCCGTCACACACGATTTCATGAAAGAGTACAGAAATACCCGGATGACCGACGGTCAAGAGGTGCTCTATGGGCGGATCGCAACTGCAGCGATTCTCGTCATCGCCGGTGTAATCGCTGCAACATTCCCCGGCCTCATCTTCGTTCTCGGTGCTGCTGGATGGGCCATCTTCGCGACAGTCATCTTTCCCGGTGTCGCCCTCGCATACAACTGGAAGGGAGCGACCACCGAGGGAATCCTTTGGGGAGGCTGCGTTGGTCTCTTTCTGACGTTGGTACTCGCCTATGGAGGTCAGTACTTCGGTTGGGCCATCCCGTTGGGATTTCTCGGCGGTCAAGTCGCCCAACTCGCCGGTATCGCGGTGTTCATCCTCGTCTCGTTGGTCACATCGACAGCCACGTACGAGCAGCTGAAGCCCGAGGTGAAGGCCGTCCTCGATACTGGACGGCTCAAAGGTGGCAGCCTCCCATCGAGCGTTGCCGCGGATGGTGGAGAAGAACGGATAGACCAGTGA
- a CDS encoding S8 family serine peptidase, whose amino-acid sequence MTSYRASAEHPCPYGWVLGTSMVAPQVTAAAALVKSANPAAGPNGIRTILERTARDVGDKAYYGSGYLDTNNAVRY is encoded by the coding sequence GTGACCTCGTACAGGGCCTCGGCTGAGCATCCTTGTCCATATGGGTGGGTACTCGGAACGAGCATGGTGGCACCACAGGTGACGGCCGCCGCCGCGCTCGTCAAGAGCGCGAACCCGGCTGCTGGCCCAAATGGGATTCGTACGATACTCGAACGGACCGCTCGCGACGTCGGGGACAAAGCGTACTACGGCTCCGGCTATTTGGACACGAACAACGCTGTCAGATACTGA
- a CDS encoding choice-of-anchor W domain-containing protein, producing MRDVSRRHMLAALSTVGVSSQWSIGSWAAFRDSEPEQGVVEAGSLDMKLLNTDQYRIPTTGDFVLAPGGADERRITLTNAGSTEGRSLSLSLATQTSEEGQTGTGETNTSTADGGELDDELQIRVFLENNGTVIGYFYGSTTAYTPYLTAVGQGTKTISLPSSIGGSDSLDLVVQYRYPSGSSAALGDRLVFTMNLALGSETGARGWRDVDPTTVALQAGVGQATEFEVTSLSDTQYLTIVMNEQFGAQGRIGRQGAGGPIGSGTREHWIGDTATIPASRSNSDWVNGQAYSFTFSYDPGPNRTNYTVEPGNVNLTHSPTVSISLTDLLIYAVGAQNGTLTIDQLTLNGQSITQSLSVSNARRALRISNVQLQQGFTLTGRVVMSWTGNQRPAFDSQYYLLRVGRVLSGPITLEELTGPPLDSPYLVQ from the coding sequence ATGAGGGACGTTTCACGACGCCATATGTTAGCTGCACTCTCGACGGTCGGCGTTAGCAGCCAATGGTCCATCGGTTCGTGGGCCGCGTTTCGTGATTCCGAGCCCGAACAGGGAGTGGTCGAAGCCGGGTCGTTGGACATGAAGCTTCTCAATACGGACCAGTATCGCATCCCTACGACGGGCGATTTCGTTCTCGCCCCCGGCGGTGCTGACGAACGGCGGATCACGCTGACGAACGCCGGAAGCACGGAGGGGCGCTCGTTGAGCCTCTCACTCGCTACACAAACGAGCGAGGAGGGACAAACCGGGACCGGGGAAACGAACACGAGTACCGCGGATGGGGGCGAACTAGACGACGAACTCCAAATACGCGTCTTCCTCGAGAACAACGGCACCGTCATTGGCTATTTTTATGGAAGCACGACCGCGTATACACCGTATCTCACCGCCGTCGGTCAGGGAACGAAGACAATATCGCTTCCGTCGTCGATCGGTGGAAGCGATTCCCTCGATCTCGTCGTTCAATATCGCTATCCAAGCGGTTCTTCGGCCGCGCTGGGTGACCGCTTGGTATTTACGATGAACCTTGCACTCGGTTCTGAGACGGGTGCGAGGGGTTGGCGGGATGTCGATCCGACAACGGTGGCGCTGCAGGCAGGTGTCGGGCAAGCTACCGAGTTCGAAGTCACATCGCTGTCCGACACGCAATATTTGACGATCGTGATGAACGAGCAGTTCGGGGCACAAGGACGGATTGGAAGACAAGGGGCCGGTGGACCAATCGGTTCCGGAACGAGGGAACACTGGATTGGTGATACCGCGACGATACCAGCCTCCCGTTCGAACAGTGATTGGGTGAACGGGCAGGCCTATTCGTTCACGTTCTCGTATGACCCCGGTCCGAATCGAACCAATTACACCGTCGAGCCGGGGAACGTCAATCTCACTCACTCGCCGACCGTGTCCATCTCCCTTACCGACCTCCTTATCTACGCGGTCGGTGCACAGAATGGAACCCTGACGATCGACCAGTTGACGCTCAACGGACAATCCATCACGCAGAGCCTGTCCGTCTCGAACGCACGTCGGGCGTTACGAATATCGAACGTCCAACTACAACAGGGGTTCACGCTCACCGGCCGGGTGGTCATGTCGTGGACCGGAAACCAACGACCCGCCTTCGATTCGCAGTACTATCTACTGCGCGTTGGACGCGTCCTAAGCGGACCAATAACCCTAGAAGAGCTGACTGGACCGCCACTCGATAGCCCGTATCTCGTCCAGTGA
- a CDS encoding TasA family protein: MKVILAATIVVGGVIAGIGTWAFWQDTDTSTDNTVEAGTMDLAINGSANGTTDDFNLVNAQPSDTVAQSYSLQNIGTTEAEELTVSFAVAENDLRSEPADSGLANELNANETASLIRVQSLTYTNPDGTSVDLVAAASDTNGNGYVDLEDIQAGSNPIEGLQPPAANASDTATLSMTLEVANDDAAYFTRNGNTAGNLTGLDEDIMADGVDIAVTFTLNQDASQ, from the coding sequence ATGAAGGTGATACTCGCTGCGACGATCGTCGTCGGAGGTGTCATCGCGGGAATCGGAACATGGGCATTCTGGCAGGACACGGATACAAGCACGGACAACACCGTCGAAGCAGGGACGATGGATCTCGCGATAAACGGTAGCGCGAACGGAACGACGGACGATTTCAACCTCGTCAATGCACAACCGAGCGACACGGTTGCACAGAGCTACAGCCTTCAAAATATTGGAACGACCGAAGCCGAGGAGCTAACGGTTTCGTTCGCGGTCGCCGAGAACGACCTTCGCTCCGAACCGGCCGACTCGGGACTTGCCAACGAGCTGAATGCAAACGAAACGGCGAGTCTGATTCGCGTCCAATCACTCACCTACACGAACCCTGACGGAACGTCGGTCGATCTGGTCGCCGCTGCGTCGGACACAAACGGAAACGGCTACGTGGACCTCGAGGACATCCAGGCCGGTTCGAACCCGATCGAAGGATTACAACCACCTGCCGCAAATGCGAGCGACACTGCGACCCTCTCGATGACCCTAGAGGTCGCAAACGATGACGCTGCGTACTTTACCCGGAACGGAAACACGGCGGGGAACCTCACCGGCCTCGATGAGGACATCATGGCCGACGGCGTCGATATCGCCGTCACGTTCACCCTCAACCAAGACGCCAGCCAGTAA
- a CDS encoding signal peptidase I, with amino-acid sequence MTAHVRHRLPWLLFGLLLLPIVVQIVFVVLPGMGSFAILSGSMQPTIQQGDIVYTYDSGRYTEGDIVTFAQGNELITHRIVEKTPTGYRTKGDARMNRDSFVVERHQIRGELLVSVPLYGYLIHPSFERSWALYSIFVGVLIVGIAGQRLLAID; translated from the coding sequence ATGACAGCCCACGTTCGTCACCGTTTGCCCTGGCTACTGTTCGGACTACTCCTGCTGCCGATAGTCGTTCAGATCGTCTTCGTTGTCCTCCCCGGTATGGGGAGCTTCGCCATTCTGAGCGGCAGTATGCAACCTACCATCCAACAGGGAGACATCGTGTATACGTACGACAGCGGTCGGTACACGGAAGGGGACATCGTTACGTTTGCGCAGGGCAACGAGTTGATAACCCACCGAATCGTCGAGAAAACGCCTACGGGGTATCGAACGAAGGGTGACGCACGGATGAATCGAGATTCGTTCGTTGTCGAACGGCATCAGATCCGTGGTGAACTACTGGTGTCGGTTCCCCTCTATGGATATCTCATTCACCCTTCATTCGAACGAAGTTGGGCGCTCTATTCGATTTTCGTCGGCGTCCTCATCGTCGGAATCGCCGGGCAACGACTACTCGCCATCGACTGA